Sequence from the Desulfuromonadales bacterium genome:
TCAGCAAGAAAGACCTCGATGTCAGCATCGACGGAAACATCCTTACTCTCCGCGGCGAACGCAGGGAGAGCAAAGAGCGGAAAGAGGAAACTTACTTCATCCGTGAATCGCAGTACGGCTCCTTCCTCCGCAGGCTGACCCTGCCCGAAGGGGTGAATACCGAGAAGATTCACGCGGCTTATGAGAATGGTGTGCTGAGAATCAGCATGCCGATGGAGAAAAAATTCGCAACCGGTCGTAAAGTGTTGATCGAAGGG
This genomic interval carries:
- a CDS encoding Hsp20/alpha crystallin family protein produces the protein MDELFRKTFGLTTEPAFERGGMITPAVNTFVEGNSYCVEAELPGISKKDLDVSIDGNILTLRGERRESKERKEETYFIRESQYGSFLRRLTLPEGVNTEKIHAAYENGVLRISMPMEKKFATGRKVLIEGPEESGKKREIH